CCCAGCCGGCTACGAGGACCAAATCGCGGTACGCACCGGGATCAGCGAATGGCGCCGGGCCTCCTTGACCTTTGTCTACCACATCCACAACACAAGCCGCGGCAACGTCCTCATGGCCACCGGGACCACCCAGCATGCCTGCACCAATCCCAGCGGCCGGCCCATGCCGGTGCCCCAATGGCTCAAAACCATCGTACTCAGCCCATGATCCGCTGCGACGTCCACACCCACGCCTTCCATCCCAAAATCGCCGACAAGGTCCTGGCCCAGTTGGAAGCCCATTACGGCATCCCGGCCGTGGGCAACGGGCGGATCGAGGATCTCTTGCAGCGCATCCATGCCGCCGGTCTGGACCGGGTGGTTGTCCATAACGCGGCGACCAGCCCCGACCAGGTTATCCCGGCCAACAACTGGGCCATTGCGTTGCAGCGTCGCTACCCGGAAGTCATTGCGTTTGGCACCGTCCACCCCGATTTCCCCCGCTGGCCCGAACAGCTCGACCGGTTAGAGGCAGCGGGCATTGCCGGCATCAAGCTCCATCCCGACTTTCAGGGCATCGGGCTCGACGACCCGCGCATGGGGCCGATTTTCGAGGCCCTGGAGGGCCGCTTTATCTGCATGCTCCATGTCGGTGACACCCTGCCGCCGGAGCGCAATCCCTCCAGTCCCCGCAAGGTGGCAAATGTGCACCGCAATTTTCCTGGCCTGTCCCTGATCGCGGCCCATTTCGGCGGCTATCTCCATTGGGATGAGGTCATCGCCCATCTGGCCGGGAACAACGTCTATCTCGACACGTCTTCGGCGCTGCCGTTCATACCCCAGGAGCAGTTGGATACCATCGTCTCCCGGCACCCCAGAGAACGCCTCCTGTTTGGCAGCGACTATCCGCTTTTTGACCCAGGCCAGGAGACGGTCCTGCTCAACTCCCGTCTCCAATTCCGGGAACAGGAGTGGGAACAGTTGTGGCGCAACGCGGCCGAACTGTTCGCTGGCATCCTCTCCCCCGCATCTCAAACCACAGACGAACTCTCGAGACACACATCATGAAACACCTTCCCGCTACGCCCTTACGGGTGACGCCGTTTTTCGACCTGGAAACCTATATGCTCCTTTCCGGACAACGGCGCATCGACGCCCAGAGCGCTCAGGACCTCGAAACCCTCTGGCACGAGGCCTTTTCCCATCTCAACGTGTACCAGCTGGGAGAAAAAAAAGGGTACCTGGTCGTCTATCTCGACGAACAATTCGAAGCCAAGGCCGACGCCGAATGGACGGACGCCCCCCATTCCTCCTATCAGCGACAGACCGTGGGCCAAGCCGTGATCATGGCCGCGGTCAAT
The sequence above is drawn from the Desulfohalobium retbaense DSM 5692 genome and encodes:
- a CDS encoding amidohydrolase family protein — encoded protein: MAQNHRTQPMIRCDVHTHAFHPKIADKVLAQLEAHYGIPAVGNGRIEDLLQRIHAAGLDRVVVHNAATSPDQVIPANNWAIALQRRYPEVIAFGTVHPDFPRWPEQLDRLEAAGIAGIKLHPDFQGIGLDDPRMGPIFEALEGRFICMLHVGDTLPPERNPSSPRKVANVHRNFPGLSLIAAHFGGYLHWDEVIAHLAGNNVYLDTSSALPFIPQEQLDTIVSRHPRERLLFGSDYPLFDPGQETVLLNSRLQFREQEWEQLWRNAAELFAGILSPASQTTDELSRHTS